In Brevibacillus brevis, a genomic segment contains:
- the thiM gene encoding hydroxyethylthiazole kinase, which yields MNVDTVGQLLEKVREQNPLIHNITNVVVTNFTANGLLALGASPVMAYAREEVADMARIAGALVLNMGTLDERVVEAMLLAGRSANEHSVPVLFDPVGAGATPYRTDEARKIVKEVKASIVRGNAAEIANVIGEAWQIKGVDAGAGDGDVASLAKKAAAMLDTVVAITGKVDVISDGSRTFLIRGGHPILTKVTGTGCLLTSVMGAFAAVEKDMLAAGASALVCYGVAAEAAARKAAGEGPGSFQVQFLNELAALTSEDVRRFGSIEKAE from the coding sequence ATGAATGTCGATACCGTCGGACAACTGCTGGAAAAGGTACGTGAACAAAATCCGTTGATCCATAATATCACCAATGTCGTGGTGACGAATTTTACGGCAAACGGATTGTTGGCTTTGGGGGCTTCCCCCGTGATGGCTTACGCCCGTGAAGAGGTAGCGGATATGGCGCGGATCGCAGGGGCGCTGGTGCTGAATATGGGGACCTTGGACGAGCGGGTCGTAGAAGCGATGCTCTTGGCCGGCCGATCGGCCAATGAGCACAGTGTACCCGTCCTGTTCGATCCGGTCGGTGCAGGAGCTACTCCGTATCGGACTGATGAGGCCCGGAAGATCGTCAAGGAAGTGAAGGCTTCCATCGTCCGTGGAAATGCGGCGGAAATCGCCAATGTCATTGGAGAGGCATGGCAAATCAAAGGCGTGGACGCCGGAGCCGGAGACGGGGATGTCGCCTCTTTGGCAAAAAAGGCAGCGGCGATGCTAGACACGGTCGTTGCAATTACCGGCAAAGTGGATGTGATCTCGGACGGATCCCGCACCTTTTTGATTCGCGGAGGTCATCCGATATTGACCAAGGTGACAGGTACCGGTTGCTTGCTCACTTCTGTCATGGGAGCGTTTGCAGCGGTAGAAAAGGACATGCTGGCAGCTGGCGCTTCAGCGTTGGTCTGCTACGGGGTTGCAGCAGAAGCGGCCGCTCGGAAAGCAGCAGGCGAAGGCCCGGGAAGCTTCCAGGTCCAGTTCCTGAACGAGCTTGCTGCGCTGACTTCGGAGGATGTGCGGCGCTTCGGCTCGATCGAGAAGGCCGAATAA
- a CDS encoding phospholipase A2 family protein → MYGNWCGPGCSGPGAPIDDIDRCCKRHDRCYERRGYFSCSCDRELLRCLAGRKHEISSEKGRAAAMISSYYERCKCIPDR, encoded by the coding sequence ATGTACGGCAATTGGTGCGGTCCAGGCTGCTCAGGGCCAGGGGCTCCCATCGACGACATTGATCGGTGCTGCAAAAGGCACGACCGGTGCTACGAGAGACGAGGGTACTTTTCCTGCAGCTGCGACCGTGAATTATTGAGGTGCCTCGCCGGCAGAAAACACGAGATCTCCTCGGAAAAAGGCAGAGCTGCCGCGATGATTTCCTCCTATTACGAGCGCTGCAAGTGCATCCCGGATCGCTAG
- a CDS encoding iron ABC transporter permease, translating to MRGRLVVWGGAGVLLLLASIIVSVSLGAAQLPLSQVWMVLLHQVPGFADLLSVTWPESAEQIVMKVRFPRVVLAVLVGACLSLAGAGFQGVLRNSLADPYTMGVASGSAVGAAFLILFGLQISFLGSWSTPVVAFLTGLVSLWLVLRLANTQGKLQTETLLLSGVVVQAFLGSWVSFMVSLSDQTVNEIVFWLMGSLSFRGWAYTYVLVPYLIAGAAVLIAYSRALNLFALGERQAAHLGVHVDRTKLTVLIVSTLLTAAAVSISGIIGFVGLVVPHLVRMMVGPDYRILLPMSAIFGGVYVLWADTLARMLLVPTEIPLGVVTAFLGAPFFAYLLKQQKRTGRR from the coding sequence ATGCGAGGGAGACTGGTTGTGTGGGGAGGAGCGGGCGTATTGTTGCTGCTCGCCTCGATCATCGTCAGCGTTTCTCTGGGAGCGGCCCAACTGCCGCTTTCCCAGGTGTGGATGGTTCTGCTTCACCAGGTGCCAGGCTTTGCGGATCTCCTGTCCGTGACCTGGCCGGAGTCCGCCGAGCAGATCGTCATGAAAGTGAGATTTCCGCGCGTCGTCCTTGCCGTCTTGGTCGGCGCTTGTCTCTCTCTGGCAGGTGCCGGCTTTCAAGGGGTGCTGCGCAACTCTTTGGCGGATCCGTACACGATGGGGGTCGCGTCCGGCTCGGCAGTAGGGGCAGCGTTTCTGATCTTGTTCGGTCTGCAAATCTCTTTTCTCGGCAGCTGGAGTACCCCGGTAGTAGCCTTCCTCACCGGTCTCGTCAGCTTGTGGCTGGTGCTGCGGCTCGCGAATACACAGGGAAAGCTGCAGACGGAGACGCTGCTTTTGTCAGGCGTAGTCGTGCAGGCGTTTCTCGGCTCCTGGGTGTCGTTCATGGTCTCGTTGTCCGATCAGACCGTCAACGAAATCGTGTTTTGGCTGATGGGCAGCCTGTCGTTCCGGGGATGGGCTTATACATACGTCTTGGTTCCTTACCTGATCGCGGGTGCCGCCGTCCTGATCGCTTACTCGCGCGCGCTCAACCTGTTTGCGCTGGGCGAACGGCAGGCCGCGCATTTGGGCGTGCATGTGGATCGGACCAAACTGACCGTCCTGATCGTTTCCACTTTGCTGACGGCGGCAGCGGTGTCCATTTCCGGGATCATCGGTTTTGTGGGTCTGGTCGTGCCCCATCTCGTCCGCATGATGGTAGGGCCGGACTACCGCATTCTGTTGCCGATGTCGGCGATTTTCGGCGGGGTCTACGTGCTGTGGGCGGACACGCTGGCGAGGATGCTGCTGGTTCCCACCGAAATTCCTCTTGGGGTCGTGACGGCTTTCCTTGGCGCTCCCTTTTTCGCATATTTGCTGAAACAGCAAAAACGGACCGGAAGGAGGTAG
- a CDS encoding NAD(P)/FAD-dependent oxidoreductase encodes MEPRDLFDVTIIGGGPAGLYSSFYSGLREMKTKLIEYQSELGGKLHVYPEKMIWDVGGQTPITGAKLMRQLIEQGLTFQPEVVLNEKVVSIARGEDGIFVLRAASGRLHYSKTVIIAVGGGILTPQKLELEGAEKFEVSNLHYTVKSIHSFKDKTVIISGGGNSAIDWANELEPVAKKVYVTHRKEALTGHEAQVTQLLNSSATCFFRTSITKLIASASREAVESVELTHHETGEVTILPIDDVIISHGYQRDASLLESSELGIAMVDDYYVAGNANGETSIPGLYAAGDIIKYDGKLHLIQGAFQDAANAVNKAKQHVQPEANSYAMVSSHNEIFQQRNRELVKRMLQGQP; translated from the coding sequence ATGGAGCCACGCGATTTGTTTGATGTCACCATCATCGGAGGTGGCCCAGCCGGGCTTTACTCCAGTTTTTATAGCGGTCTGCGAGAAATGAAAACGAAGCTGATCGAGTATCAATCCGAGCTCGGGGGAAAATTGCACGTCTATCCGGAGAAGATGATTTGGGATGTCGGAGGCCAAACCCCGATCACCGGCGCCAAGCTGATGCGCCAGTTGATCGAGCAGGGCCTGACCTTTCAGCCCGAGGTCGTCCTGAACGAGAAAGTCGTTTCGATCGCTCGCGGCGAAGACGGTATATTCGTGCTGCGCGCCGCATCCGGCCGCTTGCATTACTCCAAAACGGTTATTATCGCGGTCGGCGGCGGGATTTTAACGCCGCAAAAGCTGGAGCTGGAAGGTGCGGAGAAATTTGAAGTGTCCAATCTGCACTATACGGTGAAGTCCATCCACTCCTTCAAGGACAAGACGGTCATCATCTCGGGGGGAGGGAATTCCGCTATCGACTGGGCGAACGAGCTCGAACCCGTTGCCAAAAAAGTATACGTGACGCATCGCAAAGAAGCGTTGACGGGGCATGAGGCGCAAGTCACCCAGCTTTTGAACAGCTCGGCCACGTGCTTTTTCCGCACGTCCATTACCAAGCTGATCGCTTCGGCCAGCCGCGAAGCCGTCGAAAGCGTAGAACTGACCCATCACGAGACAGGGGAAGTCACGATCCTCCCGATCGATGACGTCATCATCAGCCACGGCTATCAACGGGATGCAAGCCTGCTGGAAAGCAGCGAACTGGGTATCGCCATGGTTGACGATTATTACGTGGCAGGAAATGCGAACGGGGAAACCTCCATCCCGGGTTTGTACGCAGCGGGCGATATTATCAAATACGACGGGAAGCTCCATTTGATCCAGGGCGCATTCCAGGATGCCGCCAACGCGGTCAACAAGGCGAAGCAGCACGTCCAGCCCGAAGCGAACTCCTACGCCATGGTCTCGTCTCACAACGAAATTTTTCAACAGCGGAATCGCGAATTGGTCAAGAGAATGCTGCAAGGCCAGCCGTAG
- a CDS encoding ABC transporter substrate-binding protein, producing MKQYWKLAVPLLAALSLIGCGTQSQPAQTAQQQTAEQQAAEGNSTQTAASKTTYPLTVTDSTGKEVTIPKEPKRIVSTSPAETEILFALGLDQQIVGVSDYDDYPEAAKSKPKVGGVVKPNEEAILAQSPDLVIGGISMERPVADKLKTMGMPVFVTHPKKLDDIMSDILAIGTITNRQEQAEKLVAQMKADIARVTDAVKDVKPEERKKVYLEFSPGWTVGKGEFLDELITLAGAANIASDTEGWNPISEEKIVKDDPDVILYANGITDDKTGKKLEDIITQRSGWEKIKAIRDKQIFGMDQNTLSRPGPRITQGLIEVAKAIYPDRVK from the coding sequence ATGAAGCAATATTGGAAGCTGGCCGTCCCTTTGTTGGCCGCTTTGAGCCTGATCGGCTGCGGCACGCAGAGCCAGCCCGCACAAACTGCGCAGCAGCAGACCGCAGAGCAGCAAGCAGCCGAGGGCAATTCCACACAGACTGCTGCGAGTAAGACCACATACCCTTTGACTGTTACCGATTCCACGGGGAAAGAAGTGACGATTCCCAAGGAGCCGAAGCGCATTGTCTCGACGTCTCCGGCCGAGACCGAAATTCTGTTTGCCTTGGGTCTTGATCAGCAGATTGTCGGCGTGTCCGATTACGACGATTACCCGGAAGCAGCGAAATCGAAGCCCAAGGTAGGGGGAGTGGTGAAGCCAAACGAGGAGGCGATTCTGGCCCAGAGTCCCGATCTGGTCATCGGCGGGATTTCCATGGAAAGGCCTGTGGCTGACAAGCTGAAGACAATGGGGATGCCTGTCTTCGTGACGCATCCGAAAAAGCTGGATGACATCATGTCAGACATTTTGGCGATCGGGACGATTACCAATCGCCAGGAGCAGGCCGAAAAGCTGGTCGCACAGATGAAAGCAGACATCGCACGCGTGACGGATGCCGTCAAAGACGTCAAACCGGAAGAAAGGAAAAAGGTGTACCTCGAGTTTTCGCCGGGCTGGACGGTCGGCAAAGGCGAATTTTTGGATGAGCTGATCACCTTGGCCGGGGCGGCGAACATTGCCTCCGACACAGAAGGCTGGAACCCGATCAGCGAAGAGAAAATCGTCAAGGACGATCCGGATGTGATTCTCTACGCCAACGGCATCACGGACGACAAAACCGGCAAGAAGCTGGAGGACATCATCACGCAGCGAAGCGGCTGGGAAAAAATCAAGGCGATTCGCGACAAACAGATTTTTGGCATGGATCAAAATACATTGTCCCGTCCGGGTCCGCGCATTACCCAAGGGCTGATTGAAGTGGCCAAGGCGATTTACCCCGATCGGGTGAAATAG
- a CDS encoding ABC transporter ATP-binding protein, with translation MARLYTEDLHIGYGERLIVKALTVQIPDRKITTIIGSNGCGKSTLLKAMTRIISLQSGAVVLDGESIAKENTKVLARKMAILPQTPESASGLTVGELVSYGRFPYQSGLGRLSKKDYEAIDWALEVTGTKEFKYRPVDALSGGQRQRVWIAMALAQETEIIFLDEPTTYLDMAHQLEVLELLQKLNVEQGRTIVMVLHDLNQAARFADYMIALKNGEVVKAGDCEEVMKPDVLRQVFQIDAQIGRDPRTNKPMCLTYDLAKGESA, from the coding sequence ATGGCGCGACTGTATACAGAAGATTTGCATATCGGGTACGGCGAGCGGCTCATCGTCAAAGCGCTGACCGTACAAATTCCCGACAGGAAAATTACGACGATCATCGGTTCGAACGGCTGCGGGAAATCGACGCTCCTCAAGGCAATGACCCGAATCATTTCCCTTCAATCGGGAGCTGTCGTACTGGATGGGGAGAGCATTGCCAAAGAAAATACGAAAGTGCTCGCGCGTAAAATGGCCATTCTCCCGCAGACACCCGAAAGCGCGAGCGGACTTACCGTGGGCGAACTCGTATCGTATGGCCGCTTCCCTTACCAGAGCGGACTTGGGCGGCTTTCCAAAAAAGATTACGAGGCGATCGACTGGGCGCTCGAGGTTACCGGGACGAAAGAGTTCAAATACCGCCCTGTCGACGCACTGTCCGGGGGGCAGCGCCAGCGAGTCTGGATCGCCATGGCACTTGCGCAGGAAACAGAAATCATTTTCTTGGATGAGCCGACGACCTATTTGGACATGGCCCACCAGCTGGAGGTATTGGAGCTGTTGCAAAAGCTCAACGTCGAGCAAGGGCGCACCATCGTCATGGTCCTCCACGATCTGAACCAGGCGGCCCGATTCGCCGACTACATGATCGCATTGAAAAACGGCGAAGTGGTCAAAGCGGGGGATTGCGAGGAAGTGATGAAGCCGGACGTGCTTCGGCAAGTATTCCAGATCGACGCGCAAATCGGCCGCGATCCCCGTACGAACAAACCTATGTGCCTTACCTACGACTTGGCAAAAGGAGAATCAGCATGA
- a CDS encoding YitT family protein, with amino-acid sequence MMRRALQKVRRYGLILFGACLLAFTYYHINFQNHLSEGGFVGLGLLAKYAFDLSPATMMILLDIPLFLVAWLVRGRQFIWDTIFASLSFTVFYDLFERYSPIVMDLSGMMPVASILSGILTGLGTGLVLRYGAATGGDDILSLLLSKYTGLSIGTIFLLLDGMVLTLSFWYVPVKEMFFTILAVVISSRVITWTVGRGAEASAEAKEEEVAGHGHVSINHR; translated from the coding sequence ATGATGAGGAGAGCGCTGCAGAAAGTTCGACGATACGGTTTGATTTTGTTTGGTGCTTGTTTGCTTGCTTTTACGTATTATCACATCAATTTTCAGAACCACTTGTCTGAAGGCGGATTCGTCGGCCTGGGGCTGCTGGCCAAGTATGCCTTCGACCTGTCGCCCGCGACGATGATGATCTTGCTGGACATCCCGTTGTTTTTGGTAGCCTGGCTGGTGCGAGGACGCCAATTTATCTGGGATACGATTTTCGCGTCCCTTTCGTTTACGGTCTTTTACGATCTGTTTGAGCGGTATTCGCCGATTGTGATGGACCTTAGCGGGATGATGCCTGTCGCCTCTATTCTCTCCGGGATATTGACCGGACTGGGGACGGGACTTGTTCTTCGCTATGGCGCTGCGACAGGGGGAGACGATATTTTGTCCCTGCTGCTCAGCAAGTACACGGGACTGTCGATCGGTACCATTTTCCTTCTGTTGGACGGTATGGTGCTGACGCTGTCATTCTGGTACGTGCCTGTCAAAGAGATGTTTTTTACGATTCTCGCTGTGGTGATTTCCAGCCGCGTCATTACGTGGACCGTCGGTAGGGGAGCAGAAGCTTCCGCCGAGGCAAAAGAAGAAGAAGTCGCCGGACATGGCCATGTATCCATCAATCACAGATAA
- a CDS encoding MBL fold metallo-hydrolase produces MQQKEPLHLGQRIHLIDGFDMGWPQRTGTYVIAEEELTLIETGPSTSVPYIREGLARLGYTPDQVKYVIVTHIHLDHAGGAGLFLQECPNAKLVVHPKGARHLIDPSRLIAGARAVYKEQFDALFDPIVPVPEERLVQKTDGDTLRIGPNSELHFMDSPGHANHHFSIYDPVSNGMFTGDTAGVHYPMLRKEGIHFVLPSTSPNQFDPDQMLRSIERYEKRNLDRIYFGHFGMTEQVEDVYRHIREWLPVFVATGEEVLAEGLGDRELAQRLLVRVTEYLQSHGVADDHPVYEVIRLDLSVCSMGIVDYLQKK; encoded by the coding sequence ATGCAGCAGAAGGAACCGCTCCACTTGGGGCAGCGCATTCATCTGATCGACGGTTTTGACATGGGCTGGCCACAGCGGACAGGCACGTATGTCATTGCGGAAGAGGAACTGACTTTGATCGAGACGGGACCGAGCACCTCTGTGCCGTACATACGGGAGGGTCTGGCCAGATTGGGCTACACGCCAGATCAGGTGAAATACGTCATCGTCACACATATTCACCTGGACCACGCGGGGGGAGCCGGCCTGTTTTTGCAGGAATGCCCCAATGCCAAGCTGGTCGTTCACCCGAAAGGCGCGCGCCACCTGATCGACCCGAGCCGGTTGATCGCTGGCGCCCGGGCGGTGTACAAGGAACAATTTGATGCGCTGTTTGACCCGATCGTTCCTGTACCGGAGGAACGGCTGGTTCAAAAAACAGACGGAGATACGCTGCGAATCGGTCCGAACTCCGAGCTGCATTTTATGGATTCGCCCGGCCATGCGAACCACCATTTCAGCATTTACGATCCCGTATCAAACGGCATGTTTACGGGAGATACTGCCGGGGTGCACTACCCCATGCTGCGAAAGGAAGGAATTCATTTCGTTTTGCCCTCCACTTCCCCCAACCAGTTCGATCCTGACCAGATGCTACGCTCCATCGAGCGCTACGAGAAGCGGAATCTGGACAGAATTTACTTTGGTCATTTCGGGATGACGGAGCAGGTGGAGGATGTCTACAGGCACATTCGCGAATGGCTACCTGTATTTGTCGCAACAGGCGAGGAGGTTCTGGCGGAAGGCCTCGGCGATCGCGAACTGGCGCAGAGGCTATTGGTACGCGTCACCGAATATTTACAGTCCCACGGAGTCGCGGACGATCATCCTGTGTATGAGGTCATCCGGCTGGATCTGTCGGTCTGTTCCATGGGGATTGTGGATTACCTGCAGAAAAAATAG
- the cobU gene encoding bifunctional adenosylcobinamide kinase/adenosylcobinamide-phosphate guanylyltransferase: MVVMITGGAKSGKSAFAEKYAAHCGSRGIYIATSPVFDEELQERVAQHQQRRKQSAIPWETVEEQYELSAILEQLAGKRELWENDTVVLVDCLILWLSNWLLRIEPDLDAATELLEPLLAKLEAALRSFPGTLIVVTNEVGYGIVPDYPLGRLFRDVAGVMNQRVASVCDRVFLVTAGIPIELKSREFFV; this comes from the coding sequence GTGGTCGTCATGATCACAGGTGGAGCCAAGAGCGGAAAGAGCGCATTCGCAGAAAAGTACGCGGCACATTGCGGTTCGCGGGGAATATACATCGCCACCTCCCCTGTCTTCGACGAAGAGCTGCAGGAAAGAGTGGCACAGCATCAGCAGCGGCGGAAACAGTCGGCTATCCCGTGGGAGACGGTCGAAGAACAGTACGAGCTGAGTGCGATCCTGGAGCAGCTCGCCGGGAAGAGGGAGCTGTGGGAAAACGATACGGTCGTGCTTGTGGATTGCCTGATCCTGTGGCTGTCCAATTGGCTGCTGCGCATCGAGCCGGATCTAGACGCGGCGACGGAGCTGCTTGAGCCGCTGCTGGCAAAGCTGGAGGCTGCGTTGCGTTCATTCCCTGGCACGTTGATTGTGGTCACGAATGAAGTCGGTTACGGAATCGTGCCGGACTATCCGTTAGGGCGCCTCTTTCGCGATGTGGCTGGCGTCATGAATCAACGGGTCGCAAGCGTCTGCGACCGTGTTTTTCTCGTCACGGCAGGAATTCCGATCGAATTGAAAAGCAGGGAGTTTTTCGTGTAG
- a CDS encoding GNAT family N-acetyltransferase has translation MVVLPSFETERLYLKPRTMADLEACLAMDRDTEVTKFIPGPWSDPAKHEQFLAERIKKSFGPGLGYWSIFPKEQPSQFVGWILLIPYDGHGREIEIGWRLNRLAWGKGYATEAARRVLEHAFDTAGVDRVVADIHPENQSSIRVAEKIGLTYVGDGMHDGNPCKSYARTRKDYGGHDSV, from the coding sequence ATGGTTGTGTTGCCGAGCTTTGAAACAGAACGTTTATATCTCAAGCCACGCACGATGGCTGATTTGGAAGCATGTTTGGCAATGGACCGAGATACAGAGGTAACCAAGTTTATTCCGGGGCCGTGGAGCGACCCGGCCAAGCATGAACAGTTTCTTGCCGAGAGGATAAAGAAGTCCTTTGGTCCGGGACTCGGTTATTGGTCGATCTTCCCGAAGGAGCAGCCGTCGCAATTTGTCGGGTGGATCCTGCTCATCCCTTATGATGGTCATGGACGGGAAATTGAAATAGGCTGGCGGTTAAATCGGTTAGCATGGGGGAAAGGCTATGCAACCGAAGCTGCGCGAAGAGTGCTTGAACATGCCTTTGACACGGCTGGGGTGGATCGTGTTGTCGCCGACATTCATCCGGAAAACCAATCGTCCATAAGAGTCGCAGAGAAAATAGGGCTTACGTACGTTGGCGACGGCATGCATGATGGGAATCCTTGCAAATCCTATGCACGAACAAGGAAGGATTATGGCGGCCACGATAGCGTGTAG
- a CDS encoding ABC transporter ATP-binding protein translates to MIQVTGLQKSYGARPVLQNVAFSVAAGEFFGIIGPNGSGKSTLLKIISGVVSGDAGEIAVNGLPIQKYSRKELARVLAVLEQEALPPVGFRVREVLEMGRFPYQNWLGEEAEDAGPLIDDIIRMLGLSALEERTLDELSGGEKQRVALGKALAQKPRLLLLDEPTTYLDIGYQIQLMDIVRSWQKNTQVTVVAVLHDLNLASLYCDRLLMLHQGKQVRVGEPRDIVQSGLIEEVYGIRPIVMEHPVQRLPQIMLQSGS, encoded by the coding sequence ATGATTCAGGTGACAGGTCTGCAAAAGTCTTATGGTGCGCGTCCGGTGCTCCAAAATGTAGCGTTTTCCGTGGCGGCCGGGGAATTTTTCGGCATCATCGGTCCCAATGGCAGCGGCAAATCGACCTTGCTGAAAATCATCTCCGGCGTGGTTTCCGGCGATGCCGGAGAAATTGCGGTAAACGGCTTGCCGATTCAGAAGTATTCACGAAAAGAGCTCGCGCGCGTGCTTGCCGTATTGGAGCAGGAGGCCTTGCCGCCCGTCGGATTTCGCGTCCGGGAAGTGCTGGAGATGGGGAGGTTTCCTTATCAAAACTGGCTGGGGGAGGAAGCGGAGGATGCGGGACCGCTGATCGACGACATCATCCGGATGCTCGGCTTGTCGGCGTTGGAGGAGCGGACCTTGGATGAGCTGAGCGGCGGCGAAAAGCAGCGGGTCGCACTGGGCAAAGCGCTTGCCCAAAAGCCGAGACTGCTATTGCTGGACGAACCGACGACCTATCTCGATATCGGCTATCAGATCCAGCTCATGGACATCGTGCGCAGCTGGCAAAAAAACACCCAGGTCACGGTAGTGGCAGTATTGCACGATTTGAATCTGGCTTCGCTTTATTGTGACCGCCTTTTGATGCTGCACCAAGGAAAGCAGGTGCGGGTAGGGGAGCCGCGGGATATTGTGCAGAGCGGTCTGATCGAGGAAGTGTACGGAATACGGCCGATTGTGATGGAGCACCCGGTTCAACGCTTGCCGCAGATCATGCTGCAATCCGGGTCGTAA